From a single Verrucomicrobiia bacterium genomic region:
- the map gene encoding type I methionyl aminopeptidase codes for MALIKTPEDIRVLRKAGRLLGEVLSYAETLAVPGAVLRDIDKEIHQKILAGGGIPSFLGFDGFPNASCLSLNAEVVHGIPDGRKLKEGDVLGIDVGLWLDNRCVDAARTVAVGAISEDAQRLLDLTKDALAAGIAAAKPGRKVGAIGSAVQQFAESHDLGIVRALTGHGVGHKVHEEPEVPNYGKPTDGPLLRAGMVLAIEPMLTLGSGSVFTDVDGWTVVTADHSLSAQFEHTVIITPRGAEIITG; via the coding sequence ATGGCACTCATTAAGACACCTGAAGACATCCGTGTCCTCCGTAAGGCGGGCAGGCTTTTGGGTGAGGTCCTTTCGTATGCCGAAACCCTTGCTGTCCCTGGGGCAGTATTGCGGGATATCGACAAGGAAATCCATCAGAAAATCCTTGCCGGTGGAGGCATACCTTCCTTCCTTGGCTTTGATGGGTTTCCCAATGCCTCCTGCCTCTCCCTTAATGCAGAGGTGGTGCACGGCATTCCAGACGGCCGCAAGCTGAAAGAGGGTGATGTTCTTGGTATCGACGTGGGGCTCTGGTTGGATAACCGCTGTGTAGATGCGGCGCGTACCGTAGCCGTAGGAGCAATTAGCGAAGATGCCCAGCGACTCCTCGACCTGACCAAAGACGCCTTGGCTGCAGGCATTGCCGCCGCCAAGCCTGGCCGAAAAGTGGGGGCTATTGGCAGCGCGGTACAACAGTTCGCCGAATCGCATGACCTTGGCATTGTCCGGGCACTCACCGGGCATGGTGTAGGCCATAAGGTTCACGAAGAGCCGGAAGTTCCCAATTATGGCAAGCCAACCGATGGGCCACTCCTGCGTGCGGGGATGGTACTAGCCATCGAGCCCATGCTGACCCTGGGTTCCGGAAGTGTTTTCACTGATGTTGACGGCTGGACTGTGGTCACAGCAGACCACTCCCTCTCCGCCCAGTTTGAGCACACGGTCATTATTACGCCCCGCGGAGCTGAAATTATTACAGGATAA
- a CDS encoding nucleoside monophosphate kinase, producing the protein MLPNIHIFGIQGSGKDTQASRIAATYGLVHISSGALFRSRMEIQDTVGIFLAKEIHAGRLLPDEFLYQVVEVALQRLPEGTGIVGAGIIRTLTQLEGLAPHWEKAGVAQPLGILLEVSPEVAMQRALDRRRSDDTAAALEERFSAFNTQTKPVLDRLAEQQSLIKVNGERSMDEVFADIQAALATHLPTLHGTH; encoded by the coding sequence ATGCTGCCCAATATTCATATCTTTGGAATCCAGGGGAGCGGTAAGGATACACAAGCTAGCCGGATTGCAGCTACCTATGGGTTGGTCCACATTTCTTCCGGGGCACTTTTCCGCAGCCGGATGGAAATACAGGATACCGTTGGCATATTCCTTGCTAAGGAAATCCATGCCGGAAGGTTACTGCCTGACGAATTCCTTTACCAGGTAGTAGAGGTTGCCCTGCAGAGGCTTCCAGAGGGAACCGGCATTGTGGGCGCAGGCATCATCCGCACCCTTACCCAGCTTGAAGGGCTTGCCCCACACTGGGAAAAGGCTGGCGTAGCGCAGCCGCTTGGTATCCTTCTCGAAGTCAGTCCTGAGGTGGCCATGCAGCGTGCACTAGACCGCCGCCGTTCCGATGACACCGCAGCCGCCCTGGAAGAACGCTTCTCTGCTTTCAATACCCAAACCAAACCGGTACTAGACCGGCTTGCCGAGCAACAGTCCCTTATTAAGGTAAATGGCGAACGCAGTATGGATGAGGTCTTTGCCGATATCCAAGCTGCACTTGCCACCCACCTTCCTACACTCCATGGCACTCATTAA
- the infA gene encoding translation initiation factor IF-1, which translates to MPNKDVLRLQGEVVEALPNTQFRVELQAGHVILAQLSGKMRMHYIRIVPGDWVTVELTPYNLTVGRIVTRLNPDEARELSKQKEEKRRASSQSEE; encoded by the coding sequence ATGCCGAATAAAGACGTCCTTCGTCTGCAAGGGGAAGTTGTAGAAGCTCTCCCCAACACGCAGTTTCGTGTCGAGCTCCAAGCGGGACACGTCATTCTTGCACAGCTTTCAGGAAAGATGCGTATGCACTACATCCGTATCGTCCCTGGAGACTGGGTAACAGTTGAGCTCACGCCATACAACCTTACCGTAGGTCGTATCGTCACGCGTCTCAATCCTGACGAAGCCCGAGAACTCTCTAAGCAGAAAGAAGAAAAACGACGCGCAAGTAGCCAGTCCGAAGAGTAA
- the rpsK gene encoding 30S ribosomal protein S11, translating into MADNAKKSTARRKKAVRKNVGLGVVHVLSSFNNTQVTMTDSAGNVLAWGTAGAMGFKGARKSTPYAATQVTNGVLEKIKPMGISGIEIRVSGIGTGRDAALRAISASGIAIHTIHDITPLPHNGCRPKKARRV; encoded by the coding sequence ATGGCAGATAACGCAAAGAAGTCCACAGCGCGACGAAAGAAGGCCGTTCGAAAGAACGTTGGCCTTGGTGTTGTTCATGTTCTCTCCAGCTTCAACAACACTCAAGTCACTATGACTGATAGCGCCGGCAATGTTCTTGCCTGGGGGACTGCTGGAGCAATGGGATTCAAGGGTGCACGTAAGTCCACCCCATACGCCGCGACTCAAGTAACAAACGGGGTCCTCGAGAAGATTAAGCCTATGGGCATTTCTGGTATCGAGATCCGCGTTTCCGGTATCGGCACTGGCCGAGATGCAGCACTTCGTGCCATTTCAGCAAGTGGTATCGCTATCCACACCATCCACGACATCACCCCGCTTCCCCACAACGGGTGCCGTCCTAAGAAGGCGCGTCGCGTCTAA
- the rpmJ gene encoding 50S ribosomal protein L36: MTVAPSVKKRCDKCRIVRRKGVVFVLCSNPRHKQRQG; the protein is encoded by the coding sequence ATGACCGTAGCACCATCTGTCAAAAAACGCTGTGATAAGTGCCGAATCGTACGCCGTAAAGGTGTAGTGTTCGTGCTCTGCAGCAACCCACGCCATAAGCAGCGTCAAGGTTAA
- the rpsM gene encoding 30S ribosomal protein S13 produces the protein MPRIAGVTIPTEKRIEVSLTYIYGIGPTKSKTILSKVGVNPDTRAKDLTEDELDKIRAAIEKQETVEGDLRREISSNIKRLKDINSYVGSRHAKRLPARGQRTKTNARTRRGKRVTVGSGRKPSAAKT, from the coding sequence ATGCCACGTATCGCAGGTGTAACCATTCCAACCGAGAAACGTATTGAGGTCAGCCTGACCTACATTTACGGTATTGGTCCAACTAAGAGCAAAACCATCCTCAGCAAGGTGGGTGTCAACCCTGATACCCGTGCCAAAGACCTGACGGAAGACGAGCTCGACAAAATCCGTGCCGCCATTGAGAAGCAAGAAACCGTAGAGGGTGACCTCCGTCGGGAAATCTCTTCCAACATCAAGCGTCTGAAGGATATCAACTCCTACGTTGGTAGCCGTCACGCAAAGCGCCTTCCAGCGCGTGGCCAGCGGACCAAAACAAACGCACGTACCCGCCGTGGTAAGCGCGTTACCGTAGGAAGCGGACGCAAGCCTTCCGCAGCAAAGACATAA